The DNA region ATCCAAATCCGAATTAAAAACTCTCAACTTGGTCTTAAATTCTTGAACAATTAACAACAACATAATAAAGAAGTCTAAAACTGTGGATTGGTTTCTATGAGCCCGTTGCTCAACAAAGAGTCCTACCAAAAGCTCTTCTAAATCATTCCTTTAAGAAAGCTACAGTTTGCagataatattatattaaagttTCTATTTGAACTCCTTGGTTTACATAGCTTACATTCTCAACAACTTCGAAAGAAGCCATTAATACCTGCAACTCATAAAGCAAATATAAATCCATCAGTACCTGCAGCAACataccaagaaaaagaaaagctcaAGACTTAGCAATGGCATCACCTTATGCCAAATAGCATAGCATCCTTGATTGAAGCAACGGTTGTTGATAAGATAGCATCAATGATTTTCAGCGTCGACTGAGGCATATATTCCTTGTTGCTTAATCTGTCGACGCTTTGAAACGCTAGGGTTAAGATACTTCCCACGGCTCCATCTCCTTGCCCAGGTGCCTTATCAGGCATAATGCTGAACCCTGATGGCAAAATAGATACAAATTTTGGGTTACCACCATTCAAGATTTTTGACATGGCCATGATATCCATCGGCGCGTATACTATGTACGAGCCAGTTTCGTCGGTGTAGCTTTCTTGGAGATATAGTATCTCGATCTTGTTTGGTGAGGACTGCAAATTTATTAGTATGCTTATTAGTTAGTTCATGGAGGAAATTGTGatgagaaaagaaaaggaaatgataGAAACACCTACATTCACTTGCATAATGGAAACTCGATTTTTAGGATTTTCACCATTACTGACATAGACAAGTTCTCGGACATGTCGTTGGTTTGAAAGCAAATCCCACTGCATAATTGTACACCCCGTAATCCATCCATGAAAAGTTACACGCTCAATGGAgtaatatacatacacatatatgttTGTATACATGCATGCATTCAGACAGCAGTACAAGAAAATAACCCTAAAAAATTAAACacgtatatatataagttttacaTACCCTGTTTCCTGTACGTTCATGACGAAGAAAATCAAACAGAACCTCCATCGGAACCGGAATTTGAATTGAAGTAGTGAAGATTACAATGTTACCAGAAGGCTTCCCAGGAACCTTTAATATATTTCCGTATCTCAACCTAACATCTTGAGCAGCAAAGTTTTGAGGTAACCCCGACCATACATTCTCAGAACATGAATTGATATTGTTGAAAAAATTCTTAGTCATCTTTTCAGCCAATTTCAGCAGACTCTCCCTCCCTTCTTGTGGTATTAAAACTGTTTTTCCAAACAAATCAAATTACATCAACAAGTGTTCATTAAGTTGGCGCATGTAATGTAAATAGAAAgcaggaataaattaaaatttttacccCCATCAGTTGTAGGAGCGGTTCTAGCCGTTGAAGTTGTGAGCCATTGGCAATGCCTGTTGATGGTTGCAATCCATCGTTTGGCACTAAATGCAAAACCTGAGCTAACAATGGGACGAAAGAGAGGGTGAAGTGATCTGTTATCAACTTCAACATGTTCAATCCATGTTACCTTTGACCCTCTATTGCCTACTTCTTGGATTACACAACCTGATGGCCTTCTTCGAAACTGTACCTGTGGATATGGGAATAAATTCTCCAAGGAAACATCAACCACTCCCCATGTTCCATTTGTGTGCTTTTTACAGTACCTTGCGAAATAGCATTGTCTTGCTGGTATTAATGGTGTACGCTGATGAAACTCTGCTGACATCTGatgagaaaacaaataaaatggatTTTGGAAGACTAGTTACtatatgaataaattaattattagagaaaaaaacaaagaaatcgaCCGTGTGAAGAATATTTTAGGAATTATAACGGCATCTAATGATACCCCTAAAcgctaaaacaaataaaaacggATTTTTTGAAGAGAACCATTAGCTAGTTACTAAATATAGGCAACGCAAGCACGTAATTATCTCGAACATATTAATTATAagagaaaaaacaagaaaataaatcgTAATAAATATATTAACATTAGGAGACAAACAAACTAATGGATCATAATCAAGTATATAAAATATCAGAGGAAGAACAAAGAAATAATCCATCATGAAGAATATTAAAAACCCATAACTGCATTTAATGATTTTCATAAACCCTAAAGCGAAACCTTGTAGTTAACAAAAAAGTATTCAACTATGAAACAACTCTTTCCTTAAATTTGTATGAGATTCTTTCTTTTCATAAATGAATCATTTCAATCACTCTCTTTAAAGTAAGATTCTATAAAACAATAAAGCTACTAAATAAATGTTTCAATATCAATATGTATGTTAAGCAAAACAATAGTGAATTTTTGTACTAAATTTTAATGCATGGAATATTGTTGAGATATCAATAGGGTAATGAATCAAGTAAAATTAGATATAAAATggataaataacaaaaattatacatgaactttctATACAATGTGatacattaattttgattttgagcaatttatacataaaattttgattcaaaCCATTAAAGACTATTATCGACTCTACGTCTATTATTGTAtagataaataattatatttatcgaatgtaaaaacaaatgaatgtagttatttttaaaaaatatatacaattgaatcaaatcaagttCATGTGTctaattaaaccaaaataaagtttcatgTGTGTATAATTATagcaaatcaaaattcatgtatcacATTCCACATTTAATCAAAGTCAAagtgtaaattttaaattaaaatgaagatgATGTTTGAGGTTTACCACTTGAAGAAC from Gossypium hirsutum isolate 1008001.06 unplaced genomic scaffold, Gossypium_hirsutum_v2.1 scaffold_656, whole genome shotgun sequence includes:
- the LOC107940667 gene encoding homeobox-leucine zipper protein ROC2 produces the protein MAVSIGAGLNKNKIIEQAVEAMEELFKLAIMGEPLWQHNGNGGMETLNGFQYLREFGSFDATMEQIMRMVEVGEPQCFLSSDCNCNFDQDVPSSFSKLNFEPLNIETSRETAFVEMNPMNIVQLLMDTKQWATTFYSIVSRTTLLGVILENVDGSYNGVLQVMSAEFHQRTPLIPARQCYFARYCKKHTNGTWGVVDVSLENLFPYPQVQFRRRPSGCVIQEVGNRGSKVTWIEHVEVDNRSLHPLFRPIVSSGFAFSAKRWIATINRHCQWLTTSTARTAPTTDGVLIPQEGRESLLKLAEKMTKNFFNNINSCSENVWSGLPQNFAAQDVRLRYGNILKVPGKPSGNIVIFTTSIQIPVPMEVLFDFLRHERTGNRWDLLSNQRHVRELVYVSNGENPKNRVSIMQVNSSPNKIEILYLQESYTDETGSYIVYAPMDIMAMSKILNGGNPKFVSILPSGFSIMPDKAPGQGDGAVGSILTLAFQSVDRLSNKEYMPQSTLKIIDAILSTTVASIKDAMLFGIRY